A DNA window from Bos mutus isolate GX-2022 chromosome 11, NWIPB_WYAK_1.1, whole genome shotgun sequence contains the following coding sequences:
- the ARID5A gene encoding AT-rich interactive domain-containing protein 5A isoform X2, protein MAPPVKGKRKQSEEGEPLDPPVSPQPDGEPRSQSPVRLEVTGRRLWKNVYDELGGSPGSTSAATCTRRHYERLVLPYVRHLKGEDDKPLPPSKPRKQYKMAKEPRGDDGATERPKKVKEEKRVDQLMPAKTKTDAPDLARLPSQETPRDGMEQRGPAAGPSLPFLGASGCPEAYKRLLSSFYCRGTHGIMSPLAKKKLLAQVSKAEALQCQEEGCRHGAGGEPQAPPAAPPLESPQSPGGLAEDSRHRLTPLEGRQAPGGGLWGETQAGPRPSAPVVTGCFHAYPSEVLKPISQRPRDLFPSLKDRVLLGPPAKEEGLPAKEPPLVWGGDAGRPSAFHKGSSRKGSLYPKPKACWVSPMTKVPAESPVPLPTFPSSPGLGHKRSLAEDSSVHGSKKLRAVSPFLKEANAQECGTKPRGPDLAVSCLLGPALPEAYRGTMLRCPLNFAGTLGPLKGQATLPFSPLVIPAFPAHLLAATAPSPMTAGLMHLPPASFDGALCHRLCPASSPWHVPPATAYTAPHFSFHLNTKL, encoded by the exons ATGG CACCTCCGGtcaaagggaaaaggaagcagTCAGAGGAAGGGGAGCCCCTAGACCCACCAGTGTCTCCTCAGCCCGATGGTGAGCCGAGGAGCCAGAGCCCCGTGCGCCTGGAG GTGACTGGCCGCCGCCTCTGGAAGAATGTGTACGACGAGCTGGGGGGCAGCCCGGGCAGCACCAGCGCGGCCACGTGCACGCGCCGCCACTATGAGAG GCTGGTCCTCCCATACGTGCGGCACCTGAAGGGGGAGGATGACAAGCCCCTGCCCCCCTCCAAGCCCAGGAAGCAGTACAAGATGGCCAAGGAGCCTCGGGGGGATGATGGGGCCACTGAGAGGCCAAAGAAGGTcaaggaggagaagcgggtggacCAG CTGATGCCAGCAAAGACCAAAACAGATGCCCCTGACCTGGCAAGGCTTCCTAGCCAGGAGACACCCAGAGACGGCATGGAACAGCGGGGCCCGGCCGCGGGGCCCTCTCTGCCCTTTTTGGGTGCCAGTGGCTGCCCTGAGGCCTACAAACGGCTCCTGTCCAGCTTCTACTGCAGAGGGACACACGGTATCATGTCACCGCTGGCCAAAAAGAAGCTCCTGGCCCAGGTGAGCAAGGCGGAGGCCTTGCAGTGTCAGGAGGAGGGCTGTCGCCACGGGGCAGGTGGGGAGCCCCAGGCACCCCCAGCCGCCCCGCCCTTGGAGAGTCCCCAGAGCCCAGGAGGGCTGGCCGAGGACTCCAGGCACCGGCTGACACCTCTGGAAGGAAGGCAGGCCCCTGGGGGCGGCCTCTGGGGGGAGACACAGGCAGGCCCTCGCCCGTCGGCCCCCGTCGTCACCGGCTGCTTCCACGCCTACCCCAGCGAGGTGCTGAAGCCTATCAGCCAGCGTCCCAGGGACCTTTTCCCCAGTCTTAAAGATAGGGTGTTGTTGGGGCCCCCTGCCAAGGAGGAGGGGCTGCCAGCCAAAGAGCCCCCACTGGTGTGGGGCGGGGATGCCGGCCGCCCTTCTGCATTCCACAAGGGCAGCTCCAGAAAGGGCAGCCTCTACCCCAAACCCAAAGCCTGCTGGGTGTCCCCCATGACCAAGGTTCCCGCTGAGAGCCCCGTGCCCCTGCCCACCTTCCCGAGCAGCCCAGGCCTGGGCCACAAGCGCAGCCTGGCGGAAGACAGCTCGGTCCACGGCAGCAAAAAACTGCGGGCAGTGTCTCCCTTTCTGAAGGAGGCGAACGCCCAGGAGTGTGGGACCAAGCCCAGGGGCCCTGACCTGGCCGTCTCCTGCCTGCTGGGCCCCGCCCTCCCGGAGGCCTACAGGGGTACCATGCTGCGCTGCCCACTGAACTTCGCTGGCACCCTGGGTCCCTTAAAGGGCCAGGCCACCCTCCCCTTCAGCCCCCTGGTCATCCCTGCCTTCCCGGCCCACCTGCTGGCCGCCACAGCACCCTCGCCCATGACTGCTGGCCTGATGCACCTCCCACCAGCATCCTTTGACGGTGCCCTGTGCCACAGACTCTGCCCGGCCTCGTCTCCATGGCATGTGCCGCCTGCCACAGCCTACACAGCACCCCACTTCTCCTTCCACCTCAACACCAAGCTGTAG
- the ARID5A gene encoding AT-rich interactive domain-containing protein 5A isoform X1, protein MAPPVKGKRKQSEEGEPLDPPVSPQPDGEPRSQSPVRLEEPPEAGREREEEQEEEQAFLVSLYKFMKERHTPIERVPHLGFKQINLWKIYKAVEKLGAYELVTGRRLWKNVYDELGGSPGSTSAATCTRRHYERLVLPYVRHLKGEDDKPLPPSKPRKQYKMAKEPRGDDGATERPKKVKEEKRVDQLMPAKTKTDAPDLARLPSQETPRDGMEQRGPAAGPSLPFLGASGCPEAYKRLLSSFYCRGTHGIMSPLAKKKLLAQVSKAEALQCQEEGCRHGAGGEPQAPPAAPPLESPQSPGGLAEDSRHRLTPLEGRQAPGGGLWGETQAGPRPSAPVVTGCFHAYPSEVLKPISQRPRDLFPSLKDRVLLGPPAKEEGLPAKEPPLVWGGDAGRPSAFHKGSSRKGSLYPKPKACWVSPMTKVPAESPVPLPTFPSSPGLGHKRSLAEDSSVHGSKKLRAVSPFLKEANAQECGTKPRGPDLAVSCLLGPALPEAYRGTMLRCPLNFAGTLGPLKGQATLPFSPLVIPAFPAHLLAATAPSPMTAGLMHLPPASFDGALCHRLCPASSPWHVPPATAYTAPHFSFHLNTKL, encoded by the exons ATGG CACCTCCGGtcaaagggaaaaggaagcagTCAGAGGAAGGGGAGCCCCTAGACCCACCAGTGTCTCCTCAGCCCGATGGTGAGCCGAGGAGCCAGAGCCCCGTGCGCCTGGAG GAGCCCCCCGAGGCAGGCAGGGAgcgggaggaggagcaggaggaggagcaggccTTCCTGGTCAGCCTCTACAAGTTCATGAAGGAGCGACACACGCCCATCGAGAGGGTGCCCCATCTCGGCTTCAAGCAGA TTAACCTGTGGAAGATCTACAAGGCCGTGGAGAAGCTAGGGGCCTATGAACTG GTGACTGGCCGCCGCCTCTGGAAGAATGTGTACGACGAGCTGGGGGGCAGCCCGGGCAGCACCAGCGCGGCCACGTGCACGCGCCGCCACTATGAGAG GCTGGTCCTCCCATACGTGCGGCACCTGAAGGGGGAGGATGACAAGCCCCTGCCCCCCTCCAAGCCCAGGAAGCAGTACAAGATGGCCAAGGAGCCTCGGGGGGATGATGGGGCCACTGAGAGGCCAAAGAAGGTcaaggaggagaagcgggtggacCAG CTGATGCCAGCAAAGACCAAAACAGATGCCCCTGACCTGGCAAGGCTTCCTAGCCAGGAGACACCCAGAGACGGCATGGAACAGCGGGGCCCGGCCGCGGGGCCCTCTCTGCCCTTTTTGGGTGCCAGTGGCTGCCCTGAGGCCTACAAACGGCTCCTGTCCAGCTTCTACTGCAGAGGGACACACGGTATCATGTCACCGCTGGCCAAAAAGAAGCTCCTGGCCCAGGTGAGCAAGGCGGAGGCCTTGCAGTGTCAGGAGGAGGGCTGTCGCCACGGGGCAGGTGGGGAGCCCCAGGCACCCCCAGCCGCCCCGCCCTTGGAGAGTCCCCAGAGCCCAGGAGGGCTGGCCGAGGACTCCAGGCACCGGCTGACACCTCTGGAAGGAAGGCAGGCCCCTGGGGGCGGCCTCTGGGGGGAGACACAGGCAGGCCCTCGCCCGTCGGCCCCCGTCGTCACCGGCTGCTTCCACGCCTACCCCAGCGAGGTGCTGAAGCCTATCAGCCAGCGTCCCAGGGACCTTTTCCCCAGTCTTAAAGATAGGGTGTTGTTGGGGCCCCCTGCCAAGGAGGAGGGGCTGCCAGCCAAAGAGCCCCCACTGGTGTGGGGCGGGGATGCCGGCCGCCCTTCTGCATTCCACAAGGGCAGCTCCAGAAAGGGCAGCCTCTACCCCAAACCCAAAGCCTGCTGGGTGTCCCCCATGACCAAGGTTCCCGCTGAGAGCCCCGTGCCCCTGCCCACCTTCCCGAGCAGCCCAGGCCTGGGCCACAAGCGCAGCCTGGCGGAAGACAGCTCGGTCCACGGCAGCAAAAAACTGCGGGCAGTGTCTCCCTTTCTGAAGGAGGCGAACGCCCAGGAGTGTGGGACCAAGCCCAGGGGCCCTGACCTGGCCGTCTCCTGCCTGCTGGGCCCCGCCCTCCCGGAGGCCTACAGGGGTACCATGCTGCGCTGCCCACTGAACTTCGCTGGCACCCTGGGTCCCTTAAAGGGCCAGGCCACCCTCCCCTTCAGCCCCCTGGTCATCCCTGCCTTCCCGGCCCACCTGCTGGCCGCCACAGCACCCTCGCCCATGACTGCTGGCCTGATGCACCTCCCACCAGCATCCTTTGACGGTGCCCTGTGCCACAGACTCTGCCCGGCCTCGTCTCCATGGCATGTGCCGCCTGCCACAGCCTACACAGCACCCCACTTCTCCTTCCACCTCAACACCAAGCTGTAG
- the ARID5A gene encoding AT-rich interactive domain-containing protein 5A isoform X4, with the protein MAKEPRGDDGATERPKKVKEEKRVDQLMPAKTKTDAPDLARLPSQETPRDGMEQRGPAAGPSLPFLGASGCPEAYKRLLSSFYCRGTHGIMSPLAKKKLLAQVSKAEALQCQEEGCRHGAGGEPQAPPAAPPLESPQSPGGLAEDSRHRLTPLEGRQAPGGGLWGETQAGPRPSAPVVTGCFHAYPSEVLKPISQRPRDLFPSLKDRVLLGPPAKEEGLPAKEPPLVWGGDAGRPSAFHKGSSRKGSLYPKPKACWVSPMTKVPAESPVPLPTFPSSPGLGHKRSLAEDSSVHGSKKLRAVSPFLKEANAQECGTKPRGPDLAVSCLLGPALPEAYRGTMLRCPLNFAGTLGPLKGQATLPFSPLVIPAFPAHLLAATAPSPMTAGLMHLPPASFDGALCHRLCPASSPWHVPPATAYTAPHFSFHLNTKL; encoded by the exons ATGGCCAAGGAGCCTCGGGGGGATGATGGGGCCACTGAGAGGCCAAAGAAGGTcaaggaggagaagcgggtggacCAG CTGATGCCAGCAAAGACCAAAACAGATGCCCCTGACCTGGCAAGGCTTCCTAGCCAGGAGACACCCAGAGACGGCATGGAACAGCGGGGCCCGGCCGCGGGGCCCTCTCTGCCCTTTTTGGGTGCCAGTGGCTGCCCTGAGGCCTACAAACGGCTCCTGTCCAGCTTCTACTGCAGAGGGACACACGGTATCATGTCACCGCTGGCCAAAAAGAAGCTCCTGGCCCAGGTGAGCAAGGCGGAGGCCTTGCAGTGTCAGGAGGAGGGCTGTCGCCACGGGGCAGGTGGGGAGCCCCAGGCACCCCCAGCCGCCCCGCCCTTGGAGAGTCCCCAGAGCCCAGGAGGGCTGGCCGAGGACTCCAGGCACCGGCTGACACCTCTGGAAGGAAGGCAGGCCCCTGGGGGCGGCCTCTGGGGGGAGACACAGGCAGGCCCTCGCCCGTCGGCCCCCGTCGTCACCGGCTGCTTCCACGCCTACCCCAGCGAGGTGCTGAAGCCTATCAGCCAGCGTCCCAGGGACCTTTTCCCCAGTCTTAAAGATAGGGTGTTGTTGGGGCCCCCTGCCAAGGAGGAGGGGCTGCCAGCCAAAGAGCCCCCACTGGTGTGGGGCGGGGATGCCGGCCGCCCTTCTGCATTCCACAAGGGCAGCTCCAGAAAGGGCAGCCTCTACCCCAAACCCAAAGCCTGCTGGGTGTCCCCCATGACCAAGGTTCCCGCTGAGAGCCCCGTGCCCCTGCCCACCTTCCCGAGCAGCCCAGGCCTGGGCCACAAGCGCAGCCTGGCGGAAGACAGCTCGGTCCACGGCAGCAAAAAACTGCGGGCAGTGTCTCCCTTTCTGAAGGAGGCGAACGCCCAGGAGTGTGGGACCAAGCCCAGGGGCCCTGACCTGGCCGTCTCCTGCCTGCTGGGCCCCGCCCTCCCGGAGGCCTACAGGGGTACCATGCTGCGCTGCCCACTGAACTTCGCTGGCACCCTGGGTCCCTTAAAGGGCCAGGCCACCCTCCCCTTCAGCCCCCTGGTCATCCCTGCCTTCCCGGCCCACCTGCTGGCCGCCACAGCACCCTCGCCCATGACTGCTGGCCTGATGCACCTCCCACCAGCATCCTTTGACGGTGCCCTGTGCCACAGACTCTGCCCGGCCTCGTCTCCATGGCATGTGCCGCCTGCCACAGCCTACACAGCACCCCACTTCTCCTTCCACCTCAACACCAAGCTGTAG
- the ARID5A gene encoding AT-rich interactive domain-containing protein 5A isoform X3, with protein sequence MVSRGARAPCAWRLVLPYVRHLKGEDDKPLPPSKPRKQYKMAKEPRGDDGATERPKKVKEEKRVDQLMPAKTKTDAPDLARLPSQETPRDGMEQRGPAAGPSLPFLGASGCPEAYKRLLSSFYCRGTHGIMSPLAKKKLLAQVSKAEALQCQEEGCRHGAGGEPQAPPAAPPLESPQSPGGLAEDSRHRLTPLEGRQAPGGGLWGETQAGPRPSAPVVTGCFHAYPSEVLKPISQRPRDLFPSLKDRVLLGPPAKEEGLPAKEPPLVWGGDAGRPSAFHKGSSRKGSLYPKPKACWVSPMTKVPAESPVPLPTFPSSPGLGHKRSLAEDSSVHGSKKLRAVSPFLKEANAQECGTKPRGPDLAVSCLLGPALPEAYRGTMLRCPLNFAGTLGPLKGQATLPFSPLVIPAFPAHLLAATAPSPMTAGLMHLPPASFDGALCHRLCPASSPWHVPPATAYTAPHFSFHLNTKL encoded by the exons ATGGTGAGCCGAGGAGCCAGAGCCCCGTGCGCCTGGAG GCTGGTCCTCCCATACGTGCGGCACCTGAAGGGGGAGGATGACAAGCCCCTGCCCCCCTCCAAGCCCAGGAAGCAGTACAAGATGGCCAAGGAGCCTCGGGGGGATGATGGGGCCACTGAGAGGCCAAAGAAGGTcaaggaggagaagcgggtggacCAG CTGATGCCAGCAAAGACCAAAACAGATGCCCCTGACCTGGCAAGGCTTCCTAGCCAGGAGACACCCAGAGACGGCATGGAACAGCGGGGCCCGGCCGCGGGGCCCTCTCTGCCCTTTTTGGGTGCCAGTGGCTGCCCTGAGGCCTACAAACGGCTCCTGTCCAGCTTCTACTGCAGAGGGACACACGGTATCATGTCACCGCTGGCCAAAAAGAAGCTCCTGGCCCAGGTGAGCAAGGCGGAGGCCTTGCAGTGTCAGGAGGAGGGCTGTCGCCACGGGGCAGGTGGGGAGCCCCAGGCACCCCCAGCCGCCCCGCCCTTGGAGAGTCCCCAGAGCCCAGGAGGGCTGGCCGAGGACTCCAGGCACCGGCTGACACCTCTGGAAGGAAGGCAGGCCCCTGGGGGCGGCCTCTGGGGGGAGACACAGGCAGGCCCTCGCCCGTCGGCCCCCGTCGTCACCGGCTGCTTCCACGCCTACCCCAGCGAGGTGCTGAAGCCTATCAGCCAGCGTCCCAGGGACCTTTTCCCCAGTCTTAAAGATAGGGTGTTGTTGGGGCCCCCTGCCAAGGAGGAGGGGCTGCCAGCCAAAGAGCCCCCACTGGTGTGGGGCGGGGATGCCGGCCGCCCTTCTGCATTCCACAAGGGCAGCTCCAGAAAGGGCAGCCTCTACCCCAAACCCAAAGCCTGCTGGGTGTCCCCCATGACCAAGGTTCCCGCTGAGAGCCCCGTGCCCCTGCCCACCTTCCCGAGCAGCCCAGGCCTGGGCCACAAGCGCAGCCTGGCGGAAGACAGCTCGGTCCACGGCAGCAAAAAACTGCGGGCAGTGTCTCCCTTTCTGAAGGAGGCGAACGCCCAGGAGTGTGGGACCAAGCCCAGGGGCCCTGACCTGGCCGTCTCCTGCCTGCTGGGCCCCGCCCTCCCGGAGGCCTACAGGGGTACCATGCTGCGCTGCCCACTGAACTTCGCTGGCACCCTGGGTCCCTTAAAGGGCCAGGCCACCCTCCCCTTCAGCCCCCTGGTCATCCCTGCCTTCCCGGCCCACCTGCTGGCCGCCACAGCACCCTCGCCCATGACTGCTGGCCTGATGCACCTCCCACCAGCATCCTTTGACGGTGCCCTGTGCCACAGACTCTGCCCGGCCTCGTCTCCATGGCATGTGCCGCCTGCCACAGCCTACACAGCACCCCACTTCTCCTTCCACCTCAACACCAAGCTGTAG